A single Seriola aureovittata isolate HTS-2021-v1 ecotype China chromosome 19, ASM2101889v1, whole genome shotgun sequence DNA region contains:
- the LOC130187678 gene encoding uncharacterized protein LOC130187678 isoform X1, producing the protein MVELKWTKWIKMSLFVMLGLQFTAAVTGQDSVFVRVGDEAALPCKNVRHDQDKCDATTWTFSSTSASVELVVLGKIGENAKSKSARLSLTENCSLVLKNVTREDAGRYGCRQFDKSRQQQGSDSVVDLSVVTMTEHEDGDMVVLFCSVSAYKSCGYPQWLYEGIKDDAINIVSTPDSCSARVSFNTFHLRHKSKYQESFKCEVTDGNRKKRLLFTFIPQSSGKKTGRWWRYVIVAVGLAALLIIAVVLIRWKRTKGNKRRRDDKTGPSLNPAVSQSAPETGQDTADPEEGVSYASISYTKRTDGRAQVHLKDDDDDDDAVTYSTVKTPSSSAGAAADPRDVYATVDKPNKSEVTV; encoded by the exons ATGGTCGAACTCAAATGGACtaaatggattaaaatgtctttgtttgtgaTGCTGGGGCTTCAGTTCACAG CAGCTGTCACAGGACAAGATTCTGTCTTTGTCAGAGTTGGAGATGAAGCTGCTCTGCCttgtaaaaatgtcagacaTGATCAGGATAAATGTGACGCTACGACCTGGACCTTCAGTTCAACTTCTGCATCAGTAGAGCTGGTTGTTCTGGGGAAGATTGGTGAGAACGCCAAGAGTAAATCAGCCAGACTGAGTCTGACAGAGAACTGTTCTCTGGTTCTAAAGAACGTCACACGTGAAGATGCTGGTCGTTACGGCTGCAGACAGTTTGACAAGTCAAGACAACAACAAGGTTCAGACTCTGTGGTTGATCTGTCTGTTGTTACCA TGACTGAACATGAGGACGGTGATATGGTCGTCTTGTTCTGCTCAGTGTCGGCATATAAAAGCTGTGGATACCCACAGTGGCTGTATGAGGGTATTAAGGATGATGCCATCAACATAGTGTCAACACCTGATTCCTGCTCAGCCCGTGTGTCATTTAACACTTTTCATCTTCGTCACAAGTCAAAGTATCAGGAATCATTCAAGTGTGAAGTGACAgatggaaacagaaagaaacgGCTGCTGTTTACCTTCATCCCTCAGTCctcaggaaagaaaacag GTCGGTGGTGGCGGTACGTCATTGTGGCTGTGGGTTTAGCGGCGCTCTTAATAATCGCCGTAGTGCTGATCAGATGGAAGAGAACTAAAG gaAACAAAAGACGGAGGGATGACAAGACG GGACCGAGTTTAAACCCTGCAGTGAGTCAGTCTGCTCCAGAGACCGGTCAGGACACG GCTGATCCTGAAGAAGGTGTTTCCTACGCCTCCATCAGCTACACCAAGAGGACCGACGGTAGAGCCCAG GTTCATcttaaagatgatgatgatgatgatgatgcggTGACCTACAGCACTGTGAAAACTCCCTCCTCTTCAGCTGGAGCCGCCGCTGATCCCAGAGACGTCTACGCCACCGTCGACAAACCGAACAAATCAGAGGTCACAGTGTAG
- the LOC130187678 gene encoding uncharacterized protein LOC130187678 isoform X3, which yields MYKSTKDPTAVTGQDSVFVRVGDEAALPCKNVRHDQDKCDATTWTFSSTSASVELVVLGKIGENAKSKSARLSLTENCSLVLKNVTREDAGRYGCRQFDKSRQQQGSDSVVDLSVVTMTEHEDGDMVVLFCSVSAYKSCGYPQWLYEGIKDDAINIVSTPDSCSARVSFNTFHLRHKSKYQESFKCEVTDGNRKKRLLFTFIPQSSGKKTGRWWRYVIVAVGLAALLIIAVVLIRWKRTKGNKRRRDDKTGPSLNPAVSQSAPETGQDTADPEEGVSYASISYTKRTDGRAQVHLKDDDDDDDAVTYSTVKTPSSSAGAAADPRDVYATVDKPNKSEVTV from the exons CTGTCACAGGACAAGATTCTGTCTTTGTCAGAGTTGGAGATGAAGCTGCTCTGCCttgtaaaaatgtcagacaTGATCAGGATAAATGTGACGCTACGACCTGGACCTTCAGTTCAACTTCTGCATCAGTAGAGCTGGTTGTTCTGGGGAAGATTGGTGAGAACGCCAAGAGTAAATCAGCCAGACTGAGTCTGACAGAGAACTGTTCTCTGGTTCTAAAGAACGTCACACGTGAAGATGCTGGTCGTTACGGCTGCAGACAGTTTGACAAGTCAAGACAACAACAAGGTTCAGACTCTGTGGTTGATCTGTCTGTTGTTACCA TGACTGAACATGAGGACGGTGATATGGTCGTCTTGTTCTGCTCAGTGTCGGCATATAAAAGCTGTGGATACCCACAGTGGCTGTATGAGGGTATTAAGGATGATGCCATCAACATAGTGTCAACACCTGATTCCTGCTCAGCCCGTGTGTCATTTAACACTTTTCATCTTCGTCACAAGTCAAAGTATCAGGAATCATTCAAGTGTGAAGTGACAgatggaaacagaaagaaacgGCTGCTGTTTACCTTCATCCCTCAGTCctcaggaaagaaaacag GTCGGTGGTGGCGGTACGTCATTGTGGCTGTGGGTTTAGCGGCGCTCTTAATAATCGCCGTAGTGCTGATCAGATGGAAGAGAACTAAAG gaAACAAAAGACGGAGGGATGACAAGACG GGACCGAGTTTAAACCCTGCAGTGAGTCAGTCTGCTCCAGAGACCGGTCAGGACACG GCTGATCCTGAAGAAGGTGTTTCCTACGCCTCCATCAGCTACACCAAGAGGACCGACGGTAGAGCCCAG GTTCATcttaaagatgatgatgatgatgatgatgcggTGACCTACAGCACTGTGAAAACTCCCTCCTCTTCAGCTGGAGCCGCCGCTGATCCCAGAGACGTCTACGCCACCGTCGACAAACCGAACAAATCAGAGGTCACAGTGTAG
- the LOC130187678 gene encoding uncharacterized protein LOC130187678 isoform X2, giving the protein MVELKWTKWIKMSLFVMLGLQFTAVTGQDSVFVRVGDEAALPCKNVRHDQDKCDATTWTFSSTSASVELVVLGKIGENAKSKSARLSLTENCSLVLKNVTREDAGRYGCRQFDKSRQQQGSDSVVDLSVVTMTEHEDGDMVVLFCSVSAYKSCGYPQWLYEGIKDDAINIVSTPDSCSARVSFNTFHLRHKSKYQESFKCEVTDGNRKKRLLFTFIPQSSGKKTGRWWRYVIVAVGLAALLIIAVVLIRWKRTKGNKRRRDDKTGPSLNPAVSQSAPETGQDTADPEEGVSYASISYTKRTDGRAQVHLKDDDDDDDAVTYSTVKTPSSSAGAAADPRDVYATVDKPNKSEVTV; this is encoded by the exons ATGGTCGAACTCAAATGGACtaaatggattaaaatgtctttgtttgtgaTGCTGGGGCTTCAGTTCACAG CTGTCACAGGACAAGATTCTGTCTTTGTCAGAGTTGGAGATGAAGCTGCTCTGCCttgtaaaaatgtcagacaTGATCAGGATAAATGTGACGCTACGACCTGGACCTTCAGTTCAACTTCTGCATCAGTAGAGCTGGTTGTTCTGGGGAAGATTGGTGAGAACGCCAAGAGTAAATCAGCCAGACTGAGTCTGACAGAGAACTGTTCTCTGGTTCTAAAGAACGTCACACGTGAAGATGCTGGTCGTTACGGCTGCAGACAGTTTGACAAGTCAAGACAACAACAAGGTTCAGACTCTGTGGTTGATCTGTCTGTTGTTACCA TGACTGAACATGAGGACGGTGATATGGTCGTCTTGTTCTGCTCAGTGTCGGCATATAAAAGCTGTGGATACCCACAGTGGCTGTATGAGGGTATTAAGGATGATGCCATCAACATAGTGTCAACACCTGATTCCTGCTCAGCCCGTGTGTCATTTAACACTTTTCATCTTCGTCACAAGTCAAAGTATCAGGAATCATTCAAGTGTGAAGTGACAgatggaaacagaaagaaacgGCTGCTGTTTACCTTCATCCCTCAGTCctcaggaaagaaaacag GTCGGTGGTGGCGGTACGTCATTGTGGCTGTGGGTTTAGCGGCGCTCTTAATAATCGCCGTAGTGCTGATCAGATGGAAGAGAACTAAAG gaAACAAAAGACGGAGGGATGACAAGACG GGACCGAGTTTAAACCCTGCAGTGAGTCAGTCTGCTCCAGAGACCGGTCAGGACACG GCTGATCCTGAAGAAGGTGTTTCCTACGCCTCCATCAGCTACACCAAGAGGACCGACGGTAGAGCCCAG GTTCATcttaaagatgatgatgatgatgatgatgcggTGACCTACAGCACTGTGAAAACTCCCTCCTCTTCAGCTGGAGCCGCCGCTGATCCCAGAGACGTCTACGCCACCGTCGACAAACCGAACAAATCAGAGGTCACAGTGTAG
- the LOC130160790 gene encoding uncharacterized protein LOC130160790 isoform X2 gives MGNTGTTFEFGWIKMSLNLMLVLQFTAVTGQDSFLIVRDGDEAALPCTNARHGQDKCGSTYWTFSHSIDSAVDLVELGQIGKDAQTKSDRLSLTENCSLVLKNVTREDVGLYICRQIDKSEQQLAPDSVVLLSVVTMTEQKDGDEVTLTCSLSTYTNCKYSVKWQFIGTDVDKYNKDLRTSQKRCSAIATFSASHFIYTSKKYELLKCEVTSDSSEEKQQFTFRSQSSGWWWYVIAAVGSAALLITVVVLVIRWRRNKGSITQTEENKADPEDGVSYSSVSFPKTTDSKGQIRGGGDAVTYSTVRAPSTDPSNLYATVN, from the exons atgggCAACACGGGAACAACGTTTGAATTCGGatggattaaaatgtctttaaatctgATGCTGGTGCTTCAGTTTACAG CTGTCACAGGACAGGATTCATTCCTCAttgtcagagatggagatgaagCCGCTCTGCCTTGTACAAATGCCAGACATGGTCAGGATAAATGTGGCAGTACTTACTGGACcttcagtcattcaatagactCAGCTGTAGACCTGGTTGAATTGGGTCAGATTGGTAAAGATGCTCAGACTAAATCAGACAGACTGAGTCTGACAGAGAACTGTTCTCTGGTTCTGAAGAACGTCACACGTGAGGATGTTGGTCTGTACATCTGCAGACAGATTGACAAGTCAGAACAACAACTCGCTCCAGACTCTGTGGTTCTTCTGTCTGTTGTTACCA TGACTGAACAGAAGGACGGTGATGAGGTGACGTTAACCTGCTCTTTGTCGACGTATACAAACTGTAAATACTCAGTGAAGTGGCAGTTTATTGGTACAGATGTGGATAAATATAACAAAGACTTGAGGACATCACAGAAGCGCTGCTCAGCCATTGCAACCTTTTCAGCttctcatttcatttacacGTCAAAGAAATATGAGTTACTGAAATGTGAAGTGACGAGTGATTCCTCTGAGGAAAAGCAACAGTTTACCTTCAGATCTCAGTCCTCAG gctggtggtggtacGTCATCGCGGCTGTGGGTTCAGCGGCGCTCTTAATAACGGTTGTGGTGCTCGTCATCAGATGGAGGAGAAACAAAG gAAGCATAACTCAGACGGAAGAAAACAAG GCTGATCCTGAAGATGGTGTTTCCTACTCGTCCGTCAGCTTCCCTAAGACCACCGACAGTAAAGGCCAG ATTCGGGGTGGTGGTGATGCAGTGACCTACAGCACTGTGAGAGCTCCCTCCACTGATCCCAGCAACCTCTACGCCACCGTCAACTAA
- the LOC130160790 gene encoding uncharacterized protein LOC130160790 isoform X1 encodes MGNTGTTFEFGWIKMSLNLMLVLQFTAAVTGQDSFLIVRDGDEAALPCTNARHGQDKCGSTYWTFSHSIDSAVDLVELGQIGKDAQTKSDRLSLTENCSLVLKNVTREDVGLYICRQIDKSEQQLAPDSVVLLSVVTMTEQKDGDEVTLTCSLSTYTNCKYSVKWQFIGTDVDKYNKDLRTSQKRCSAIATFSASHFIYTSKKYELLKCEVTSDSSEEKQQFTFRSQSSGWWWYVIAAVGSAALLITVVVLVIRWRRNKGSITQTEENKADPEDGVSYSSVSFPKTTDSKGQIRGGGDAVTYSTVRAPSTDPSNLYATVN; translated from the exons atgggCAACACGGGAACAACGTTTGAATTCGGatggattaaaatgtctttaaatctgATGCTGGTGCTTCAGTTTACAG CAGCTGTCACAGGACAGGATTCATTCCTCAttgtcagagatggagatgaagCCGCTCTGCCTTGTACAAATGCCAGACATGGTCAGGATAAATGTGGCAGTACTTACTGGACcttcagtcattcaatagactCAGCTGTAGACCTGGTTGAATTGGGTCAGATTGGTAAAGATGCTCAGACTAAATCAGACAGACTGAGTCTGACAGAGAACTGTTCTCTGGTTCTGAAGAACGTCACACGTGAGGATGTTGGTCTGTACATCTGCAGACAGATTGACAAGTCAGAACAACAACTCGCTCCAGACTCTGTGGTTCTTCTGTCTGTTGTTACCA TGACTGAACAGAAGGACGGTGATGAGGTGACGTTAACCTGCTCTTTGTCGACGTATACAAACTGTAAATACTCAGTGAAGTGGCAGTTTATTGGTACAGATGTGGATAAATATAACAAAGACTTGAGGACATCACAGAAGCGCTGCTCAGCCATTGCAACCTTTTCAGCttctcatttcatttacacGTCAAAGAAATATGAGTTACTGAAATGTGAAGTGACGAGTGATTCCTCTGAGGAAAAGCAACAGTTTACCTTCAGATCTCAGTCCTCAG gctggtggtggtacGTCATCGCGGCTGTGGGTTCAGCGGCGCTCTTAATAACGGTTGTGGTGCTCGTCATCAGATGGAGGAGAAACAAAG gAAGCATAACTCAGACGGAAGAAAACAAG GCTGATCCTGAAGATGGTGTTTCCTACTCGTCCGTCAGCTTCCCTAAGACCACCGACAGTAAAGGCCAG ATTCGGGGTGGTGGTGATGCAGTGACCTACAGCACTGTGAGAGCTCCCTCCACTGATCCCAGCAACCTCTACGCCACCGTCAACTAA